From one Mycolicibacterium sp. HK-90 genomic stretch:
- a CDS encoding WXG100 family type VII secretion target — protein MDQVLSYDFGEIEYTVRQEIHTTSGRFNAALDELRSHIAPLQQTWTREAAQAYAVEQARWNKAAAALNDILFALGNAVRDGADDVAATDRSAANAWGS, from the coding sequence ATGGATCAGGTTCTGTCCTACGACTTCGGTGAGATCGAGTACACGGTCCGCCAGGAGATTCACACCACCTCGGGCCGGTTCAACGCCGCCCTCGACGAATTGCGTTCGCACATAGCGCCACTGCAGCAGACGTGGACCCGTGAGGCCGCGCAGGCCTACGCCGTCGAGCAGGCGCGGTGGAACAAGGCCGCGGCGGCGCTCAACGACATCCTGTTCGCGTTGGGCAATGCGGTACGCGACGGTGCCGACGACGTGGCCGCCACCGATCGCAGTGCCGCGAACGCGTGGGGCAGCTGA
- a CDS encoding DEAD/DEAH box helicase, whose translation MSAQTSFADLGLPAELVSALAANGVHSPFPIQAATLPDSLTGRDVLGRGRTGSGKTYAFLLPLVARLATSGTRRAPNRPRALILAPTRELVTQIEASLAPLAAATGLRSINIFGGVGPNPQIAALQRGVDIVIACPGRLEDHVKSGHADLSSVEITVLDEADHMADLGFLPGVKRLLDRTPKNCQRLLFSATLDAGVDVLVDRYLHNPVVHSVDSAQSPVAAMVHHVLHVDNATRINVVADLAAAPGRTIVFARTKYGAKNLTRQLNSRGISAVELHGNLSQNARTRNLTAFSDGSAAVLVATDIAARGIHVDDVSLVVHADPPVEHKAYLHRSGRTARAGNEGTVVTIMQDAQVSDVRSLTRKAGVKPTITRVKGTDHPVLREIAPGDRVFGDPIRPEPAAQAAPAPRRQGGGRSGQPGKSGQQQRRNRPNGSSRNGGAPSARSGASGQQRGGHRRPRRAGDSSSSR comes from the coding sequence TTGTCTGCCCAGACGTCTTTTGCTGACCTCGGCCTGCCCGCAGAGCTCGTTTCCGCTCTGGCCGCCAACGGGGTGCACAGCCCGTTCCCCATCCAGGCCGCCACCCTGCCCGACTCGCTGACCGGCCGCGATGTGCTCGGCCGCGGCCGCACCGGCTCCGGCAAGACCTACGCCTTCCTGCTTCCCCTGGTCGCCCGTCTGGCCACCAGCGGCACCCGCCGGGCACCGAACCGGCCCCGCGCGCTGATCCTGGCGCCCACCCGTGAGCTCGTCACCCAGATCGAGGCCTCATTGGCCCCGCTGGCCGCCGCTACCGGGCTGCGGTCGATCAACATCTTCGGCGGGGTGGGCCCCAACCCGCAGATCGCCGCCCTGCAGCGCGGTGTGGACATCGTGATCGCCTGCCCCGGCCGGCTCGAGGACCACGTGAAGTCGGGCCACGCCGATCTGTCCTCGGTCGAGATCACCGTGCTCGACGAGGCCGACCACATGGCCGACCTCGGCTTCCTCCCCGGTGTGAAGCGATTGCTGGACCGCACGCCGAAAAACTGCCAGCGCCTGCTGTTCTCGGCCACCCTGGATGCCGGGGTGGACGTGCTGGTGGACCGCTACCTGCACAACCCGGTGGTGCACAGCGTGGACTCCGCGCAGTCGCCGGTGGCCGCGATGGTGCACCACGTGTTGCACGTGGACAACGCCACGCGGATCAACGTGGTCGCCGACCTGGCCGCCGCGCCGGGCCGCACCATCGTGTTCGCCCGCACCAAGTACGGAGCGAAAAATCTCACCCGCCAACTGAATTCGCGTGGCATCTCGGCCGTGGAACTGCACGGCAACCTGTCCCAGAACGCCCGCACCCGCAATCTCACGGCGTTCTCCGACGGCTCGGCAGCGGTGCTGGTCGCGACGGACATCGCCGCGCGCGGCATCCACGTCGACGACGTCAGCCTCGTCGTGCACGCCGACCCGCCGGTCGAGCACAAGGCCTACCTGCACCGGTCGGGGCGCACGGCCCGCGCCGGCAACGAGGGCACCGTGGTGACGATCATGCAGGACGCGCAGGTTTCCGACGTCCGCAGCCTGACCCGCAAGGCCGGCGTCAAGCCGACGATCACCCGGGTGAAGGGCACCGACCATCCGGTGCTGCGTGAGATCGCCCCCGGAGACCGGGTTTTCGGCGATCCGATCCGTCCCGAGCCCGCCGCCCAGGCCGCTCCGGCACCGCGACGTCAGGGCGGCGGCAGGTCCGGCCAGCCCGGCAAGTCCGGCCAGCAGCAGCGGCGTAACCGCCCGAACGGTTCCTCGCGCAACGGCGGTGCGCCGTCGGCCCGGTCCGGCGCGAGCGGGCAGCAGCGCGGTGGCCACCGCCGTCCCCGGCGGGCAGGCGATTCCAGCTCGAGCCGCTGA
- a CDS encoding type VII secretion-associated protein, translating into MSAAVIEAGPVIVRGPGPVPADLAAAAVAGIDDEIALIGDDLVTTAELWADVLEAAAAGAPKLTVVCPSFWTADQRERVRSAGSVAGAEVTVMQRVQALSAPLRSTSWVVVEIADELVTMTGVDAEPIMLARHWDADLDPEVVVRAVIEMAGVPVEVTVDAPEEVAGATALGTAVVAGLHQHGLVAALADPRRWRDALDTSDVAAGENTGGPARRGRAAVCAAMGVVVILGGIALTGQGRPADDPAMTVLVEGRVGMQIPAGWTVDRITDGPGSARVQVVSSSDPQVVVHLTQSAVGEGAVADTLHQALREQPPGVFTDFDPAAVVAARPVVSYREIRAGREIRWAVFVDGPVRIAIGCQSAPGHGEAVRPACEAATRSAHAVA; encoded by the coding sequence GTGAGCGCCGCTGTCATCGAGGCCGGGCCGGTGATCGTCCGCGGACCCGGCCCGGTTCCGGCCGACCTCGCCGCAGCGGCGGTGGCCGGTATCGATGACGAGATCGCCCTGATCGGCGATGATCTCGTCACCACAGCTGAGCTGTGGGCCGATGTCCTCGAAGCCGCCGCGGCCGGTGCGCCGAAGCTCACGGTGGTGTGTCCTTCGTTCTGGACGGCCGATCAGCGCGAACGGGTGCGGAGCGCCGGCAGTGTGGCCGGGGCCGAAGTGACTGTGATGCAGCGGGTTCAGGCCCTGAGCGCACCGCTGAGGAGTACGTCGTGGGTCGTGGTAGAGATCGCCGATGAGCTCGTGACGATGACGGGTGTCGATGCCGAACCGATCATGCTGGCCCGCCACTGGGACGCCGATCTCGATCCGGAGGTGGTGGTACGCGCCGTGATCGAGATGGCCGGTGTGCCGGTCGAGGTGACCGTCGACGCGCCGGAGGAAGTTGCCGGGGCGACGGCGTTGGGCACAGCGGTGGTGGCCGGGCTGCATCAGCACGGGCTCGTGGCAGCCCTGGCCGATCCGCGGCGGTGGCGGGACGCGCTCGACACCTCTGACGTCGCTGCCGGCGAGAACACCGGCGGGCCGGCGCGCCGGGGTCGGGCGGCGGTCTGCGCCGCCATGGGTGTGGTGGTGATCCTGGGCGGGATCGCGCTCACCGGCCAGGGCCGGCCGGCGGACGACCCCGCGATGACGGTTCTGGTGGAGGGCCGCGTGGGTATGCAGATTCCGGCCGGCTGGACCGTGGACCGAATAACCGACGGTCCGGGATCGGCTCGGGTTCAGGTGGTTTCGTCCTCCGATCCACAGGTGGTGGTTCATTTGACCCAGTCCGCCGTCGGTGAGGGTGCGGTGGCCGACACGTTGCACCAGGCCCTGCGGGAGCAACCGCCGGGCGTGTTCACGGACTTCGATCCGGCCGCCGTCGTCGCCGCGCGCCCGGTGGTCAGCTACCGGGAGATCCGTGCCGGGCGCGAGATTCGCTGGGCAGTGTTCGTCGACGGGCCGGTGCGGATCGCGATCGGGTGTCAGAGCGCCCCGGGTCACGGTGAGGCGGTGCGGCCCGCATGCGAGGCGGCGACCCGCTCAGCGCACGCGGTGGCGTGA
- the eccCa gene encoding type VII secretion protein EccCa: MEPIRTPLPAGGSHEVVIDAPPPLPRSTPVSLLTRLLPLVLVAAMAGMIAVYVTSGAAAGRGPGFAMFPIIMVMSALGTAAYSLKTGGRATELHRDRCEYLRYLDGIDAAAGETARSEWLELHADQPEPSRLWTLAGGERMWHRGPDAPEFCVVRVGVGERPPATRLVAAGSDPGREVDPVTASALAQLIRRRSTVADAPVTVNLRHLGHLGVSGPPELVRALLRAMVCQLATAHSPQHLRIAAILDAPTARDWDWMKWLDHHWHPGHDGEPETLRLRVLSALPAAEPPMHTVVIVDSASARLAHPGPGVTLVSVADHAESGATDLDLHLSAEAVRGGGISARPDQLTAAQALTCARRLARYRVADRPTTTGWLQLIGVDDPARIDPPSRWRSRDRERFLRVPVGWRDDGTVLDLDLKEAAQGGMGPHGLCVGATGSGKSEFLRTLVLGLVATHSPEALNLVLVDFKGGATFLGLHQTRHVSALITNLAEEAQLVDRMADALAGEMTRRQELLRAAGNLANVAEYRSRSDLPALPALLIVVDEFSELLQQHPDFADVFVAIGRVGRSLGIHLLLASQRLDEGRLRGLDSHLSYRVCLKTFSPNESRSVLGVSDAYELPNEPGSAYLKTPSGEIVRFQTAFVSAPGPVAERSPRATSEIPRRFVVPWTATARRLTPRPRTTMLQQVLGRLEGHGPAAHQVWLPPLPPAIPLSDVLLSEAEPLVVAIGLVDRPYEQRRDRLIVALGAGQGNVAIIGGPQSGKSTAAKTLALALAATHHPRDVQLYCLDFGGGALSALHVLPHVGAVAGRGDADLVRRTVAELHAMVSAREARFRDRGIGSVAEYRTRRETDDPFGDVFLIIDGWSTFRGEFESLETSITALAVQGLSLGVHVVVTASRWAELRPALKDQLGTRIELRLGDPAESEMDRKRARHIGQCGPGRGLTREGHELLIALPRLDGTASENGIGVALGRVAETLRAQHGPVRAPTIRLLPARVPGLGPVSRTHPATEVALGLGERELAPVLLDFAAQPDLLILGDTGCGKSTALRTLCRDLVTANEPAAVQLLIVDFRRALLGTVESDHLAGYAASSGALDAALPTVLETMRSRMPGPDVTQGQLRDRSWWVGPEVYVVVDDYDLVAGSGANPLSALLEYLPHARDLGLHLVLARRSGGAARAMFDPVLAAVKDLGCMGLMMSASPDDGVLLGSVRPVRLPPGRGTLLTRSTPDQLIQVTMSGGDGKW; encoded by the coding sequence ATGGAACCCATCCGCACACCGCTCCCCGCCGGGGGCTCCCATGAGGTGGTGATCGACGCACCGCCTCCATTGCCTCGGTCTACTCCGGTCAGCCTGCTGACCCGGCTGTTGCCGCTCGTGCTGGTGGCCGCGATGGCGGGCATGATCGCGGTGTACGTCACCTCGGGTGCGGCTGCCGGCCGCGGACCGGGGTTCGCGATGTTCCCGATCATCATGGTCATGTCGGCGCTCGGCACGGCGGCCTACAGCCTCAAGACCGGCGGCCGGGCAACCGAACTGCACCGGGACCGCTGCGAATACCTGCGGTATCTGGACGGGATCGATGCCGCGGCCGGGGAAACCGCTCGCTCAGAGTGGTTGGAGCTGCATGCGGACCAGCCGGAACCCTCGCGGCTGTGGACCCTGGCCGGTGGCGAACGTATGTGGCATCGCGGACCTGATGCGCCGGAGTTCTGCGTGGTGCGGGTCGGGGTGGGGGAGCGGCCGCCGGCGACCCGGCTGGTCGCCGCGGGGTCCGATCCCGGACGTGAGGTGGATCCGGTGACGGCATCGGCTCTGGCGCAACTGATCCGGCGTCGCTCGACGGTGGCGGATGCACCGGTCACCGTGAACCTCCGCCACCTCGGTCACCTCGGCGTGAGCGGTCCCCCCGAGCTGGTCCGGGCTCTGCTGCGCGCGATGGTCTGCCAGTTGGCGACCGCGCACAGCCCGCAGCACCTGCGCATCGCCGCGATCCTCGACGCGCCGACGGCGCGTGACTGGGACTGGATGAAATGGCTTGACCACCACTGGCATCCCGGCCACGACGGAGAACCCGAGACTCTGCGATTGCGCGTGCTCTCGGCGTTGCCCGCGGCCGAGCCGCCGATGCACACCGTCGTCATCGTCGACTCTGCATCCGCGCGGCTCGCCCACCCGGGACCCGGCGTCACGCTGGTGAGTGTCGCGGACCATGCCGAAAGCGGCGCCACGGACTTGGATCTGCACCTGAGCGCCGAAGCGGTACGCGGGGGCGGTATCTCGGCGCGGCCCGATCAGTTGACTGCTGCTCAGGCCCTCACCTGTGCCCGGCGGTTGGCGCGATACCGGGTCGCCGACCGGCCCACCACCACCGGATGGCTTCAGTTGATCGGCGTCGACGATCCGGCCCGGATCGATCCGCCGAGCCGGTGGCGGTCGCGGGACCGCGAACGGTTCCTGCGGGTCCCCGTCGGTTGGCGTGACGACGGCACCGTGCTGGATCTCGATCTCAAGGAGGCGGCGCAGGGCGGGATGGGGCCGCACGGATTGTGTGTGGGTGCCACCGGGTCGGGCAAATCGGAGTTCCTGCGTACGTTGGTGCTGGGATTGGTCGCGACGCATTCGCCTGAGGCGCTCAACCTGGTGCTCGTCGACTTCAAGGGCGGTGCCACGTTTCTCGGCTTGCACCAGACCCGGCACGTCAGTGCCCTGATCACCAACCTGGCCGAGGAGGCGCAGCTGGTGGATCGCATGGCCGATGCGCTGGCCGGGGAGATGACCCGTCGGCAAGAGCTGCTGCGGGCGGCCGGCAACCTGGCCAACGTCGCCGAATACCGGAGCCGCTCCGATCTGCCCGCCCTGCCCGCGTTGCTGATCGTCGTCGACGAATTCTCCGAACTACTGCAGCAGCACCCGGATTTCGCCGACGTGTTCGTGGCGATAGGCAGGGTCGGGCGATCGCTGGGCATACACCTGCTGTTGGCGAGCCAGCGCTTGGATGAAGGCCGGCTGCGGGGTCTGGACAGCCACCTGTCGTACCGGGTGTGCCTCAAGACCTTCTCGCCCAACGAATCCCGTTCAGTTCTCGGCGTTTCCGATGCGTACGAGCTTCCGAACGAACCGGGTTCGGCCTACCTCAAGACGCCCTCCGGTGAGATCGTCAGGTTCCAGACCGCGTTCGTCTCGGCGCCCGGCCCGGTGGCCGAAAGGTCTCCGCGTGCGACCTCCGAGATTCCGCGGCGCTTCGTGGTGCCCTGGACCGCGACTGCCCGACGCCTGACACCCCGCCCGCGAACGACCATGCTGCAACAGGTCCTCGGCCGCCTGGAGGGCCACGGGCCTGCCGCTCACCAGGTGTGGCTACCTCCGTTGCCCCCGGCCATACCGCTCAGCGATGTGCTGTTGTCCGAGGCCGAGCCGCTCGTGGTCGCGATCGGCCTGGTGGACCGTCCCTACGAACAACGCCGCGATCGGCTGATCGTGGCATTGGGCGCCGGTCAGGGCAACGTGGCGATCATCGGTGGTCCGCAGTCCGGAAAGTCCACGGCGGCAAAGACCTTGGCGCTGGCACTGGCGGCCACCCACCATCCGCGGGACGTCCAACTTTATTGCCTGGATTTCGGCGGCGGTGCCCTGAGTGCGTTGCACGTGCTGCCGCACGTCGGAGCGGTCGCGGGGCGCGGGGATGCCGATCTGGTGCGCCGCACCGTCGCCGAACTGCACGCCATGGTCAGCGCTCGTGAGGCGCGGTTCCGCGATCGGGGTATCGGCTCGGTGGCCGAGTACCGGACGCGCCGGGAGACCGATGACCCGTTCGGCGACGTCTTCCTGATCATCGACGGTTGGTCGACGTTCCGTGGTGAATTCGAGTCCCTGGAAACATCGATCACCGCGCTTGCGGTGCAGGGCCTTTCACTCGGGGTGCACGTGGTGGTGACGGCCTCGCGGTGGGCGGAGCTTCGTCCGGCGCTCAAGGACCAACTGGGCACCCGGATCGAGCTACGACTCGGTGATCCGGCCGAATCCGAGATGGACCGCAAACGTGCGCGTCACATCGGCCAGTGCGGGCCCGGCCGCGGACTCACCCGCGAGGGCCATGAGCTGTTGATCGCATTGCCCCGGCTGGACGGCACCGCGAGCGAGAACGGCATCGGCGTGGCCCTGGGCCGGGTGGCAGAGACCCTTCGCGCGCAACACGGGCCGGTTCGGGCACCGACCATCCGGCTGTTGCCGGCGCGGGTGCCCGGGCTCGGACCGGTGTCCCGGACACACCCCGCCACCGAGGTGGCGCTGGGGCTCGGCGAACGTGAACTCGCCCCGGTGCTACTCGATTTCGCCGCCCAGCCCGATCTGCTGATCCTCGGCGATACCGGCTGCGGAAAGTCGACCGCGCTGCGCACGCTGTGCCGGGATCTGGTGACCGCCAACGAGCCGGCCGCCGTGCAATTGCTCATCGTGGACTTTCGCCGGGCCCTGCTGGGCACGGTGGAATCGGACCATCTCGCCGGCTACGCGGCGTCGTCCGGGGCTCTGGACGCCGCGCTGCCGACGGTGCTCGAGACGATGCGGTCCCGGATGCCGGGGCCCGACGTCACCCAGGGGCAGCTGCGGGACCGGTCGTGGTGGGTGGGTCCGGAGGTGTACGTGGTGGTCGACGACTATGACCTCGTCGCGGGCTCAGGGGCGAATCCGTTGTCGGCCCTGCTGGAATACCTGCCACATGCTCGTGACCTCGGACTGCACTTGGTGTTGGCCCGCCGTTCGGGCGGTGCGGCGCGGGCGATGTTCGATCCCGTCCTGGCCGCGGTCAAGGATCTGGGCTGCATGGGCCTGATGATGAGTGCGAGTCCCGATGACGGCGTGCTGCTGGGTTCGGTCCGGCCGGTGCGGCTTCCGCCGGGACGTGGCACGCTGCTCACTCGCTCGACGCCCGATCAATTGATTCAGGTCACGATGTCCGGCGGGGACGGGAAGTGGTGA
- a CDS encoding GAF domain-containing protein, with product MIAVAASRNAGGRMSTRALPAKVRAIHDLFIDGQVDADSLDSTPVRRVIVESWQRSLATGVDPDLGTRAAAAAAALTELRNTHPLAPTLPLIRRLLVDDAVDAGVVVAITAADGTLLWVEGDPGVRRKAEAMNFVPGSDWSERAAGTNAPGTALALDRELQILGSEHFSRTVHSWSCTAVPVHDPATGALLGAIDLTGGSAVASPQTLALVRATAVAVENQLALLRLTGPAAPAAAEGPRLTVLGADRPRWEVPDAAGRPQSSVLTGRHADILVLLMRHPEGLSADHLAMLLDDKDLDVVTVRAEVSRLRRVIGGTYIASRPYRLLAPVASDLGDAFEALQAGNVSAALDAYTGALLPQSVSPAIARLRTELSASLREAVLAGGNLSLLRRWLALPDGRDDRRGWRMLHDHAEADPVARAQARGHLAGIDAELG from the coding sequence ATGATCGCCGTGGCCGCATCGAGGAACGCGGGAGGCCGGATGTCCACCCGGGCCCTGCCCGCGAAGGTGCGCGCTATCCATGATCTGTTCATCGACGGCCAGGTGGACGCCGACTCCCTGGATTCCACCCCGGTTCGTCGCGTCATCGTGGAGAGTTGGCAGCGCAGCCTGGCCACCGGCGTCGACCCCGATCTGGGCACCCGTGCGGCCGCGGCGGCGGCCGCGCTGACCGAACTGCGCAACACGCATCCACTCGCGCCCACGCTGCCGCTGATCCGGCGGCTGCTGGTCGACGATGCCGTCGACGCCGGCGTGGTGGTGGCGATCACCGCGGCCGACGGCACCCTGCTGTGGGTCGAGGGAGATCCGGGGGTGCGGCGCAAAGCCGAGGCGATGAACTTCGTGCCCGGATCCGACTGGAGCGAGCGGGCAGCCGGGACCAACGCGCCCGGTACCGCGCTGGCCCTGGACCGGGAACTGCAGATCCTGGGCTCCGAGCACTTCTCCCGCACGGTGCACTCATGGAGTTGTACCGCGGTGCCGGTACACGACCCGGCGACCGGGGCGCTGCTGGGCGCCATCGACCTGACGGGCGGGTCCGCCGTCGCGTCCCCGCAGACGTTGGCACTGGTGCGGGCCACCGCCGTCGCGGTCGAGAACCAGCTGGCGTTGTTGCGCCTCACCGGGCCCGCCGCACCCGCGGCCGCCGAGGGTCCGCGTCTGACCGTGCTGGGCGCCGACCGTCCCCGCTGGGAGGTGCCCGACGCCGCAGGCCGGCCCCAGTCGAGCGTGCTGACCGGACGGCACGCCGACATCCTGGTGCTGCTGATGCGCCATCCCGAGGGGCTGAGCGCCGACCACCTGGCCATGCTGCTCGACGACAAGGACCTCGACGTGGTCACCGTGCGGGCCGAGGTGTCGCGGCTGCGCCGGGTCATCGGCGGCACCTACATCGCGTCGCGGCCCTATCGCCTGCTGGCTCCGGTGGCCAGCGACCTGGGTGACGCGTTCGAAGCCCTGCAGGCCGGGAATGTCTCGGCCGCCCTGGACGCGTACACGGGCGCGTTGCTGCCGCAGTCGGTCTCCCCGGCGATCGCCCGGTTACGCACCGAGCTGAGTGCGAGCCTGCGCGAAGCGGTGCTGGCCGGGGGCAACCTGAGCCTGTTGCGGCGGTGGTTGGCGCTGCCCGACGGCCGTGACGATCGGCGCGGTTGGCGGATGCTGCACGACCATGCCGAGGCCGACCCGGTGGCGCGCGCGCAGGCTCGTGGGCACCTGGCCGGAATCGACGCTGAGCTGGGCTGA
- the adh gene encoding aldehyde dehydrogenase, translating into MTVYARPGAQGAVMSFESRYDNYIGGEWVAPAEGRYFENPTPVTGQVFCEVARSTEADVEKALDAAHAAAPAWGKTSPAERAVILNKIADRIEENLESVALAESWDNGKPIRETLNADIPLAIDHFRYFAGVVRAQEGSLSQIDEDTVAYHFHEPLGVVGQIIPWNFPILMAVWKLAPALAAGNAVVLKPAEQTPVSVLYLMSLIGDLLPAGVVNVVNGFGVEAGKPLASSNRIAKIAFTGETTTGRLIMQYASQNLIPVTLELGGKSPNIFFSDVLSAADDFQDKALEGFTMFALNQGEVCTCPSRSLIQADIYDEFLELAAIRTKAVRQGDPLDTETMIGAQASNDQLEKILSYIEIGKSEGAQLITGGERADLGGDLNGGFYVAPTIFTGHNKMRLFQEEIFGPVVAVTSFKDYDDAISIANDTLYGLGAGVWSRNGNTAYRAGRDIKAGRVWTNCYHAYPAHAAFGGYKQSGIGRENHKMMLDHYQQTKNLLVSYGNKAQGFF; encoded by the coding sequence ATGACCGTTTACGCACGTCCGGGCGCGCAGGGCGCCGTGATGTCGTTTGAATCCCGCTACGACAACTACATCGGCGGCGAGTGGGTCGCCCCCGCCGAGGGCCGCTACTTCGAGAACCCGACGCCGGTCACCGGTCAGGTGTTCTGCGAGGTGGCCCGGTCCACCGAGGCCGATGTCGAGAAGGCGCTGGACGCCGCGCACGCGGCCGCACCCGCGTGGGGCAAGACCTCGCCGGCCGAGCGCGCGGTCATCCTCAACAAGATCGCCGACCGGATCGAGGAGAACCTCGAATCCGTGGCGCTGGCCGAGTCCTGGGACAACGGCAAGCCGATCCGCGAGACGCTGAATGCCGACATCCCGCTGGCGATCGACCACTTCCGGTACTTCGCCGGGGTGGTGCGGGCCCAGGAGGGCTCGCTCTCGCAGATCGACGAGGACACCGTCGCGTACCACTTCCATGAGCCGCTCGGCGTGGTCGGCCAGATCATCCCGTGGAACTTCCCGATCCTGATGGCCGTGTGGAAGCTGGCTCCGGCGCTGGCCGCGGGCAACGCGGTGGTGCTCAAACCTGCTGAGCAGACCCCGGTTTCGGTGCTGTACCTGATGTCGCTGATCGGCGATCTGCTGCCCGCCGGTGTGGTCAACGTGGTCAACGGGTTCGGTGTGGAGGCGGGCAAGCCGCTGGCCTCGAGCAACCGGATCGCCAAGATCGCCTTCACCGGTGAGACCACCACGGGCCGGCTGATCATGCAGTACGCCAGCCAGAACCTGATCCCGGTGACGCTGGAACTCGGTGGCAAGAGCCCTAACATCTTCTTCTCCGACGTGCTGTCCGCGGCCGACGACTTCCAGGACAAGGCCCTGGAGGGGTTCACGATGTTCGCACTGAACCAGGGCGAGGTGTGCACCTGCCCGTCGCGGTCGCTGATCCAGGCCGACATCTACGACGAGTTCCTCGAGCTGGCCGCCATCCGCACCAAGGCGGTGCGCCAGGGCGATCCGCTGGACACCGAGACGATGATCGGCGCGCAGGCCTCCAACGATCAGCTGGAGAAGATCCTGTCCTACATCGAGATCGGGAAATCCGAAGGCGCCCAACTGATCACCGGCGGTGAGCGAGCCGACCTCGGTGGCGACCTGAACGGTGGCTTCTACGTGGCGCCGACGATCTTCACCGGCCACAACAAGATGCGGCTGTTCCAGGAGGAGATCTTCGGTCCGGTCGTGGCGGTCACGTCGTTCAAGGACTACGACGACGCCATCTCGATCGCCAACGACACCTTGTACGGCCTGGGTGCCGGTGTGTGGAGCCGCAACGGCAACACCGCCTACCGGGCCGGCCGCGACATCAAGGCCGGCCGGGTGTGGACCAACTGCTACCACGCCTACCCCGCGCACGCCGCGTTCGGCGGATACAAGCAGTCCGGCATCGGCCGCGAGAACCACAAGATGATGCTCGACCATTACCAGCAGACCAAGAACCTGCTGGTGAGCTACGGGAACAAGGCCCAGGGCTTCTTCTAA
- a CDS encoding WXG100 family type VII secretion target, whose amino-acid sequence MSPGQTGPLGADFDVMASVAGRIDGLNDDIRTMLQLFIGRMSSVPPTVWGGAAALRFRDVVDRWNRESLTLHTTLGRIAETVRANERTLRTAADTHAQRLGAVGDGI is encoded by the coding sequence ATGTCACCAGGACAGACGGGGCCGCTGGGCGCCGATTTCGACGTAATGGCCAGCGTGGCCGGCCGGATCGACGGTCTCAACGACGACATCCGGACCATGCTGCAGCTGTTCATCGGCCGGATGAGCAGCGTCCCGCCCACGGTGTGGGGTGGGGCGGCGGCCCTGCGGTTCCGGGACGTGGTCGACCGCTGGAATCGCGAATCGCTCACCCTGCACACCACGCTGGGCCGGATCGCCGAGACTGTCCGGGCCAACGAGCGCACGCTGCGCACCGCCGCCGACACCCATGCGCAGCGCCTCGGCGCTGTCGGCGACGGCATCTGA